The window GGATGATGCAAAGCGCATGCATGACATTGTCGCTTTTGTAAATGAGTATTATATGGAAGAGTTAAGTTTGGACAAACTGTCGTCCCGGTTCTTCCTAAGTCGTGAACATATCTCGCGGCGATTCAAGCAGGAAATAGGGATGACCCTGTCCAGCTACGTCATTCAATTACGAATTAATCAAGCCAAACGGTGGTTAAGTGAAACGGATGAGAAGATGTACTCGATTGCACTAAAGCTCGGATACCAGGATGAGAATTACTTCTCGAGGCTGTTCAAAAAAAACGTTGGCATGACGCCACTTGAATATCGGAATGCAGAGGAAAATATAAAGAGGGGGAAATCATGAAAATAAAGGTTATTCCATTTATTTTAGTCGGCTTGGTTACCCTATCGCTTTCTGCATGCGGAACGGATAATCGTCCGATGGAGGAATCGGTTACTAAAACGATGGATCAGATAATCACTTTGGAGGTGCTTAATCCCAAAGTGGAAATTGCCATTCAGTTCGAGCAGATGGTAAGGGAATACGAGAAAGAAAATCCGAACGTTAAAATGAATGTTTTAACCTTTGGCGGAGGAGCGAACTACCTTAACGAATTGAAAGCAAGATTTGCGGCAAACAAAGGTCCTGATATTTTTCCTAATGGTGGTTATGAAGAAGCGGTAGTCTGGAAAAGGTACCTGGAGGATTTGTCCGATCAGCCGTGGGTGAAATATGCTTATGATGAGGCGCTTGAGCCAATGAAGATGGATGGGAACATATACGGGATGCCTTTCAATTTTGAAGGTTATGGCTTTATCTATAACAAGGATTTATTCGCAAAGGCTGGGATCGATACCCTGCCAAAATCCTTTACCGGATTAAAGGCAGCGGCGGAAAAGCTGCATTCCGCAGGAATTACCCCATTTGCAGCCGGGTATTCGGATAGTTGGTTCTTCGTTCTGCTGCTCAATATTGCTTTCGCTCAACAGGACGATTCGGACGCTTTTATTCATGGACTAAACGAAGGGACACACACCATCGTAGGTAACAAAAAGTTTGAGGATCTCATTCGGATGGTGGATTTGACCGTTCAATACGGCAATAAAGATTTTCTGACGACAGACTATAATACGGAAGTTGAGTTGTTTGCAACAGGTAAAGCGGCGATCCTGAAACAAGGAAATTGGGTTCAATCCAAGATAAATCAAATAACACCGAATATGAACATCGGTTTTTTACCCATGCCGATTAATGATGATGCCGGAAACGATGCCTTGCCGATAGGCGTATCCAATAACTGGGCTGTAAATAAAGAATCTTCGCCGGAAAAAAAGAAAGAAGCAAAGAAATTCTTAAACTGGATGGTTTCTTCGGAACAAGGAAAAAAGTTTATGAAGGAACAATTCCATTTTATTTCAGCGTTTAAAAACATAGAAACTGATCGTTCAGGAGCGCTCGTGGATGATATTATTCGTTACACCGATGAGAAGAAAACGTTGTCCTGGAATTGGTTTAAATTTCCTCCGAGGGCAAGAGAGGAGTTTGGCTATATCATGCAAGCTTATGTAGGCAACCAGTTTAACCGCGATCAATTGCTTCAGGAGCTCCAAAAGTCATGGGAAAAGGCTGAGAAGCAA is drawn from Paenibacillus sp. V4I7 and contains these coding sequences:
- a CDS encoding ABC transporter substrate-binding protein translates to MKIKVIPFILVGLVTLSLSACGTDNRPMEESVTKTMDQIITLEVLNPKVEIAIQFEQMVREYEKENPNVKMNVLTFGGGANYLNELKARFAANKGPDIFPNGGYEEAVVWKRYLEDLSDQPWVKYAYDEALEPMKMDGNIYGMPFNFEGYGFIYNKDLFAKAGIDTLPKSFTGLKAAAEKLHSAGITPFAAGYSDSWFFVLLLNIAFAQQDDSDAFIHGLNEGTHTIVGNKKFEDLIRMVDLTVQYGNKDFLTTDYNTEVELFATGKAAILKQGNWVQSKINQITPNMNIGFLPMPINDDAGNDALPIGVSNNWAVNKESSPEKKKEAKKFLNWMVSSEQGKKFMKEQFHFISAFKNIETDRSGALVDDIIRYTDEKKTLSWNWFKFPPRAREEFGYIMQAYVGNQFNRDQLLQELQKSWEKAEKQ